One part of the Desulfovibrio sp. genome encodes these proteins:
- a CDS encoding 16S rRNA (uracil(1498)-N(3))-methyltransferase, with the protein MSVPFFYLPPEFWGETARLEGQEARHLGQVLRAEPGTEVGLLDGRGRSGIFVVRKVGKKNVQLERVSETLTPAPHSRAVVALAYSKAVRRGFFMEKAVELGAHGVWLWQGDHSQGKLSAAAEEACLGQMIAGAKQSGNPWLPEVRALSGGVDQLIHLSHAADHRILPWELQDGVHMLTPELAGQPGLSVYVVGPEGGFSQRELTALNNARFTPVSLGARVLRCETAATLCLGIHWWASQLSGKADATAGAGK; encoded by the coding sequence ATGAGCGTACCGTTTTTTTATCTGCCCCCTGAATTCTGGGGAGAGACGGCCCGTCTTGAAGGGCAGGAAGCCCGCCACCTCGGTCAGGTTCTGCGGGCTGAGCCCGGCACAGAGGTAGGCCTGCTGGACGGCAGGGGTCGGTCGGGAATTTTTGTGGTGCGCAAGGTCGGCAAAAAAAACGTGCAGCTCGAGCGCGTTTCTGAAACCCTCACCCCTGCCCCGCACTCGCGGGCCGTGGTGGCGCTGGCCTACAGCAAGGCCGTGCGGCGCGGTTTTTTTATGGAAAAGGCCGTTGAACTTGGCGCGCACGGCGTGTGGCTGTGGCAGGGCGACCATAGCCAGGGCAAACTTTCTGCCGCTGCGGAAGAAGCCTGCCTTGGTCAGATGATTGCTGGCGCAAAACAGAGCGGCAACCCATGGCTGCCAGAGGTGCGCGCCCTTTCCGGCGGAGTTGACCAGCTTATCCATCTTTCGCACGCTGCCGACCACCGCATTCTGCCGTGGGAACTGCAGGATGGCGTGCACATGCTTACCCCCGAGCTGGCGGGGCAGCCCGGCCTTAGCGTTTATGTGGTGGGGCCAGAGGGAGGCTTTTCACAGCGCGAGCTGACAGCTCTGAACAATGCCAGGTTTACCCCTGTCAGCCTCGGCGCACGCGTGCTGCGTTGCGAAACCGCCGCCACGCT
- a CDS encoding GAF domain-containing protein, with the protein MTANSVEKHILSIVCSVFDAYSVVLFLPDEEGEAHHLSAAFSLGEKIATNASVLPGKGLVGWIIRNRQPLLVPNFDQRQSNLGYYTGGEEANIKAFMGCPVPTGGALCVDSKRQYSFSDKDHKILQMFAELISRQQGSAGRQELAGDIPRYFAELSVIQDLRFRYKRWPQFLQNYLRIMVEATGFDYCAFASVDEPGETYCVESESARLLLTGDEPLILPMGSGITGWVFRNDQPVIAEGIEGAPAAVLFGKLPDMPDFQAAICMPVMVNKSTRGVLCLAHTNPRQIDESLRSFVRQSVDHLALFLENLYLKMRLRTMLPRARVHSEGPQAYDPDTAPVPPSSKEY; encoded by the coding sequence ATGACCGCCAACTCTGTTGAAAAGCATATTCTGAGCATCGTTTGCAGCGTTTTTGACGCCTATTCTGTGGTTCTTTTTTTGCCGGATGAAGAAGGCGAGGCCCACCACCTTTCGGCGGCCTTCAGCCTGGGCGAAAAAATTGCCACCAACGCTTCGGTGCTGCCTGGCAAGGGCCTTGTAGGCTGGATCATCCGTAACCGACAGCCACTGCTTGTACCCAATTTTGATCAGCGCCAGAGCAACCTTGGCTATTACACCGGCGGTGAAGAAGCCAATATCAAGGCCTTTATGGGCTGCCCCGTACCCACGGGCGGTGCGCTGTGCGTTGACAGCAAGCGCCAGTACTCTTTTTCGGACAAAGACCACAAGATTCTGCAGATGTTTGCCGAGCTTATCTCGCGCCAGCAGGGTTCTGCTGGCCGCCAGGAGCTTGCGGGCGATATTCCGCGTTATTTTGCAGAGCTGTCAGTCATTCAGGACCTGCGTTTTCGCTACAAGCGCTGGCCGCAATTTTTGCAAAACTACCTGCGCATCATGGTTGAGGCCACCGGCTTTGACTACTGCGCCTTTGCCTCGGTGGACGAACCCGGCGAAACCTACTGCGTGGAGAGCGAGTCTGCCCGCCTGCTGCTGACTGGGGATGAGCCGCTTATTCTGCCCATGGGCAGCGGCATTACTGGTTGGGTTTTCCGCAACGACCAGCCTGTTATTGCAGAAGGCATAGAAGGCGCGCCCGCAGCCGTGCTGTTTGGCAAGCTGCCCGACATGCCCGATTTTCAGGCGGCCATCTGCATGCCGGTTATGGTCAACAAGAGCACGCGCGGCGTGCTCTGCCTTGCGCATACCAATCCCCGCCAGATAGACGAATCGCTGCGTAGCTTTGTGCGCCAGTCTGTTGACCATCTGGCCCTGTTTCTGGAAAATCTGTATCTCAAGATGCGGCTTAGGACCATGTTGCCCAGAGCGCGGGTACACAGTGAAGGTCCTCAGGCATATGACCCCGACACTGCGCCCGTGCCGCCTTCTTCAAAAGAATACTGA